From Nostoc flagelliforme CCNUN1, a single genomic window includes:
- a CDS encoding fertility inhibition FinO-like protein, with protein MIAGKLEITIKINELPQSKIVENAWQQFDVDCDGRITAITVKPKIYKKLTNVTSNYPQLVAAIAGKLGQSTEHGFMLEEPSIQVFFSQAQVRNNLCLRCCFLKK; from the coding sequence ATGATTGCAGGCAAACTAGAAATCACAATTAAAATCAATGAACTGCCACAATCCAAGATCGTAGAGAACGCTTGGCAGCAGTTTGACGTAGACTGTGACGGACGCATCACAGCAATCACAGTTAAACCAAAGATTTACAAGAAACTGACTAATGTAACCAGTAATTACCCACAATTGGTAGCAGCGATCGCTGGCAAACTTGGTCAGTCAACTGAGCATGGGTTCATGTTAGAAGAACCTAGCATACAAGTTTTCTTTTCGCAAGCCCAAGTCAGAAACAACCTCTGCCTTCGGTGCTGCTTCTTGAAAAAGTGA
- a CDS encoding plasmid replication protein, CyRepA1 family, which translates to MNKNKNAIFCGNFEIKEPKPDYKVSIEHPENPIEYPNNLTAAQYHELYVGSVIHPALIKRNFFHIEGESIYDYLFISNKIPRKNAGRVTDAYIRQYQHLLLGGTWIQSLDPFNNWQAMEWGRIKPNFPRFDWETGKPVKYESPPKTANRVTYFDVPNCILSLIARRYSVSDIQRVLFAKRGQKLHVKSRKNAAFGNGTLLPSLLQLGQYQGMLTQIVRLSYLVALCRKGILNPLIFWSGIGQQKELNIDRIGENVDCRLQIGILPNRGECRLQIADWNITRATSFQAGVNLQSTIRSSTRYRCAIGNLQSVDSQQEDLQITFWEWVKQHPEIPIILCEGEKKAACLLSLGFVAIALPGIWNGRVGKQDFDERLHPDLVPMAQAGRKFIILFDYETSSKSRWSVYQATVRTAKAIESAGCFCEVALLPGPEKGVDDFVVARGEDANALLTAIIDDAKSLADYQRSYRAKKWGLSKYKPDVTINIKYLSEALCIPELEEKCNLPEQNDLKKEQLFTPSIKGHQRNKESTDSGGVERDKSKKSPTFNFPKSGLVVLWSDMGTGKTELMRWWRDQNPNARFLNNGHRVNLLKNLAQRLRTAMYSDLGYTGLAQAQALSITIDSLHKLNTQSLTYGCIFIDEACQYLTHLLHSNTCKQHRAAILEVLEYIVYNAPLVVIADAHMDDLTVDFFLAMRPKGEVPYIIKNEWRNGERTIYWYEGDNESALVAQISAALMLGEKVMVASDSKRFIKKLDKSFTIKCSESNSEKSQTHQKWRIWSVHSDNSGSDENVAFIKDITNAVKNFDALFTSPSLGTGVDISEYHFDLVFGVFHGVSQTATECAQQLYRYRPKVPFHIWVAPRPPFGYKDTNASKIKERLLQTNEMTAFLLRIDRQTGKRGAEKDWALSAYCQIMANRHYSLNNLRDDLRSLLTEMGNTFIYVGSDNDTQSLESLKAAAQAMDSAHNSAVAKANNITLSEYRARQSKDYLDPNEIFECEKFRISDSYGIEVTESLVEMDKGGRLIRALAGLEAILAPPEESFTDPKTGRSYPTPPKIVTQKDRTERDNLPLCIDWGNYSARWLARFNLGLHQILTSLVAGEEFTASDATLLKMTEIAIHCAAHVKAILGFTVPSDCKPIWLLGTLVEQLGLKLTFRKQGKRGQQVKLFSLSKEELEFAQEVIAHRVEKRNQKENRTYYAAQTPAAYNVNPNQQPVFTPPLDAIGNSHCQGEDTTEFESPPTDRITLLHCVEILRSGISRGVDAIKGILKRWQSDLRWETVLELEAIAANELRLVEDQVPEFYALLNEDVLPLEG; encoded by the coding sequence GTGAATAAAAATAAAAATGCAATTTTTTGTGGCAACTTTGAGATTAAAGAGCCTAAACCAGATTACAAGGTATCAATTGAGCATCCGGAAAACCCAATTGAATACCCAAACAATCTCACGGCAGCCCAATACCATGAGCTATATGTTGGTAGCGTCATTCATCCGGCGTTGATTAAGCGTAATTTCTTCCACATAGAAGGGGAATCAATTTACGATTATCTGTTCATCTCCAATAAAATCCCTCGCAAAAATGCAGGTCGAGTCACGGATGCATACATAAGGCAATATCAGCATCTATTACTGGGTGGGACGTGGATTCAATCTCTTGACCCCTTCAACAATTGGCAAGCAATGGAGTGGGGGCGGATTAAGCCCAACTTCCCGCGCTTTGATTGGGAAACAGGTAAACCAGTTAAATACGAGTCACCACCTAAGACAGCCAACCGCGTTACTTATTTCGATGTTCCCAACTGTATTTTGAGTCTCATTGCACGGCGATATAGCGTTTCCGATATTCAAAGAGTGCTTTTTGCAAAACGTGGTCAAAAGCTGCATGTTAAAAGTCGAAAGAACGCTGCTTTTGGCAATGGCACTCTCTTGCCTTCGCTCTTGCAACTAGGACAATACCAGGGAATGCTAACGCAAATCGTGCGGTTAAGTTACTTAGTAGCACTGTGCAGAAAAGGTATACTTAATCCCCTAATATTCTGGTCAGGGATTGGGCAGCAGAAAGAGTTGAATATTGACCGAATAGGGGAGAATGTAGATTGCAGATTGCAGATTGGAATATTACCGAATAGGGGAGAATGTAGATTGCAGATTGCAGATTGGAATATTACACGAGCTACTAGCTTTCAGGCAGGAGTCAATCTACAATCGACAATCCGCTCGAGTACTCGCTACCGCTGCGCTATCGGCAATCTGCAATCCGTTGACTCTCAGCAGGAAGATTTACAAATCACCTTCTGGGAGTGGGTAAAACAGCACCCAGAGATTCCGATTATCTTATGCGAGGGCGAAAAAAAAGCGGCCTGCTTGCTTAGTTTAGGGTTTGTAGCGATCGCACTGCCGGGAATTTGGAATGGGCGCGTGGGCAAACAAGATTTTGATGAACGGTTGCATCCTGACTTAGTACCAATGGCTCAGGCGGGGCGCAAGTTCATTATATTATTTGATTACGAAACTTCTTCTAAATCCAGATGGTCAGTTTACCAAGCAACGGTACGGACTGCCAAAGCGATTGAGTCTGCTGGTTGCTTTTGTGAAGTTGCGCTGTTGCCGGGGCCAGAAAAAGGTGTAGATGATTTCGTGGTAGCCAGGGGTGAAGATGCTAACGCTCTACTGACCGCAATCATCGATGATGCTAAATCACTTGCCGATTACCAGCGCTCATATCGGGCTAAAAAATGGGGACTTAGCAAATACAAACCAGATGTCACTATTAATATCAAGTATCTCTCTGAGGCTTTGTGCATTCCTGAACTTGAAGAAAAATGCAATTTGCCTGAGCAAAATGATCTTAAAAAGGAACAACTTTTCACGCCATCTATTAAAGGACATCAAAGAAACAAGGAGTCTACCGATTCTGGCGGAGTTGAAAGAGACAAATCGAAGAAATCCCCTACCTTCAATTTCCCAAAATCAGGACTAGTCGTACTCTGGAGCGACATGGGCACTGGTAAGACTGAACTTATGCGCTGGTGGCGTGACCAAAATCCCAACGCTAGATTTCTCAACAATGGGCATCGCGTAAATTTGCTGAAAAATCTTGCCCAACGCTTGCGGACGGCGATGTACTCCGACTTGGGTTACACAGGTTTAGCACAGGCTCAAGCCCTTAGTATTACTATTGACAGCTTGCACAAACTCAATACTCAGTCTCTCACCTACGGCTGCATATTTATTGATGAAGCTTGCCAATACCTCACCCACTTACTACACAGTAATACTTGCAAACAACATCGCGCCGCCATTTTGGAGGTACTGGAATATATAGTATACAATGCCCCACTGGTCGTCATCGCTGATGCACACATGGATGATTTAACGGTAGACTTCTTTCTTGCAATGCGACCCAAGGGTGAAGTACCTTACATTATCAAAAACGAATGGCGAAACGGGGAGCGCACAATTTATTGGTACGAGGGGGATAATGAGAGCGCCCTAGTCGCCCAAATCTCGGCAGCGCTGATGCTTGGTGAGAAAGTCATGGTTGCCAGTGACAGTAAGCGTTTTATCAAAAAACTCGACAAATCCTTTACTATTAAATGCTCAGAATCTAACTCCGAAAAATCCCAGACACATCAAAAATGGCGTATTTGGTCGGTTCATTCCGATAATTCTGGCAGTGATGAGAATGTCGCTTTCATCAAAGATATCACCAACGCCGTCAAAAACTTTGATGCCTTGTTCACCTCTCCCAGTCTCGGTACTGGTGTCGATATCTCTGAGTATCATTTTGACTTAGTGTTTGGCGTGTTTCACGGCGTTTCCCAAACCGCTACTGAATGCGCCCAGCAGTTGTACCGCTATCGCCCGAAAGTCCCGTTTCATATTTGGGTGGCCCCGCGTCCTCCCTTTGGTTACAAAGATACAAACGCATCCAAGATTAAAGAACGCCTCCTCCAAACCAATGAAATGACTGCTTTTCTGTTGCGGATTGACCGTCAAACAGGCAAGCGGGGCGCAGAGAAAGATTGGGCGTTATCTGCCTATTGTCAAATTATGGCTAACCGCCACTATTCTCTCAATAATCTGCGTGATGATTTACGATCGCTTCTCACAGAAATGGGCAATACATTTATATATGTGGGCAGTGATAATGATACTCAGTCTCTCGAAAGTCTTAAAGCAGCAGCACAAGCAATGGATAGTGCCCACAATTCGGCTGTTGCCAAGGCGAACAATATTACTTTGAGTGAGTACCGTGCCCGTCAGAGCAAAGATTACCTTGACCCTAATGAAATTTTTGAATGTGAAAAGTTTCGCATTTCTGATTCTTACGGCATCGAAGTAACCGAATCACTCGTAGAAATGGATAAAGGTGGTCGCTTAATTAGAGCCTTAGCTGGACTTGAGGCCATTTTAGCCCCACCCGAAGAATCGTTTACTGACCCCAAAACTGGGCGAAGTTATCCTACCCCACCAAAAATTGTCACCCAAAAAGACCGTACCGAGCGCGACAATCTACCTTTGTGTATCGACTGGGGTAATTACTCGGCACGCTGGCTGGCTAGATTTAACCTGGGACTGCATCAAATTCTCACTTCTTTAGTTGCGGGTGAGGAATTTACCGCCTCGGATGCCACCTTACTCAAGATGACGGAGATCGCTATACATTGTGCTGCTCACGTCAAAGCAATTCTTGGGTTTACTGTTCCCAGTGACTGTAAACCTATTTGGTTGCTAGGAACTTTAGTCGAGCAGCTGGGGCTAAAACTGACCTTCCGTAAGCAGGGTAAGCGGGGTCAACAGGTGAAACTTTTCTCTTTATCTAAAGAGGAATTAGAATTTGCTCAAGAGGTAATTGCTCATCGCGTGGAAAAGCGTAATCAAAAAGAAAATCGAACCTATTATGCTGCTCAAACCCCTGCTGCGTATAATGTAAACCCCAATCAGCAGCCCGTATTCACACCCCCCCTTGATGCTATAGGGAACTCCCATTGCCAAGGGGAGGATACTACCGAATTTGAGTCGCCTCCGACAGATCGCATTACGCTACTCCACTGCGTAGAAATACTTCGCTCTGGCATTTCTCGTGGAGTGGACGCAATTAAAGGCATTCTCAAACGATGGCAGAGTGATTTGCGCTGGGAGACGGTACTGGAACTTGAGGCGATCGCGGCAAATGAACTGCGACTTGTCGAGGATCAAGTCCCGGAATTTTACGCCTTACTGAATGAAGATGTGTTGCCTTTGGAAGGATAA